Below is a genomic region from Thermococcus sp..
AGTGTGACTTCCGCGGAGCTTCCTAACCTTCTTCTTTCTCCTTATCATCTCTCGCCACCTCAGAGCATTCTCTCAATGAGGTCGTTTATCCTCTCGCCGCGGTAGCCGAGGGCACCGCCTTCCTTAAAGCTGCGCTTCTTGCTGCCCTTAAGGCCGCCCCTCGGCGGGTGAAGCCTGAAGACCGGCTTGATGTTCGGCAGGTCGGTGAGCTTCATCTCGCCGTCAACGACCTTCTTGGCGAACTCGTCTATGGTCATTCCGAGCTTCTCCTTGACGTACTCGTCTGTTATCGGCTTGTTCCCGATGAGCCTGCCCCTCTTCCTGATGAGCTTGGCGAGAGTCTCTGCGTCAATCTCACCCCAGGTGATGTAGTCCTTGACCTTCTGAACCATTCCCTTGTAGCTCGGGTTGTCGTCGACGAGGACGAGGTGGTTGATCCTGTGGAGGCGGAGCATGGCGAGGGTGTCCCTGACTTCGCCCCTCGCCCTTATCCCGCTCCTAAGCCTGATGAGTGCAAGCTTTGCCATCCTCTCTCACCTCACTCCAGCTCAAAGTTGGCCCTCATCTCCCTTCCGACAATGATGCCGTACTTCTCTTCCATTCCCGGCTGAATTGCAACGCGGTTGGTGTTGTAGAGCGCATTGAAGACTGCCTTGGCGAAGTTGACTGTCGTCCTGGTCTCACCCAGGCTCTGCGACCAGACGTCCTGGACTCCAGCGAGGCTGAGTATCTTCTTGCCGACGTCACCGATGACAAGGCCAAGACCACGCGGTCCGGGCATGAGCTTGACGCGGACACTTCCCTCCTTGCCCTCGACGGCGAACGGAATTGAGTGCGGTCTCCTACAGCGGCACTCCCAGCTTCCACAGCCGCGCTTGATCTCGATGATGTTCATCTTGGCGTAGTTGATGGCCTTCCTGATGGCTATTCCGACCTCCTTGCCGTGGCCGATTCCGAGGCCGACGTAGCCGTCCCTGTTGCCCACAGCGGCGAGAACCCTGAAGCGGATTCTCCTGCCGCTGTCGGTCATCCTGACGGTGAGGGCTATGTCGAGAACCTCCTGGTTCTCCCTGAGGTTGACCTCCGGAAGGAGGACGTCCACTATCTCCGGCTCCTTGATCTGGTACCCCTTGCGGAATATCTCGTGAATGTCAGTTATCTGGCCCTCTTTGACGAGCTGACCGAGCTTGGTCCTCGGCTCCCACTCCTCCAAAACCCTCTGGGCGATCTCCCTCGGGTCGCTCATTCTCTCGCCTCCTCAAACTTCTCGATTATCCTCGCCTTGACCTCCTCAAAGTGCTCGGGGAGCTTCTCCGGCTCAAGACCCTTGACGAGGTATCCCGAGAACTGCTTCCTGTAGCGCTCCTCGTCCTCCTCCTTGAGGGCCTTGGCGTAGTTGGCTATGTGCTCGCCGGTTATCCTGTAGTCCTCCGGGTAGATCTCCTCGCTGTGCGGGACGTTGAGCCCAGCGTCAACAGCTCCCTTGAGGACAGCAAAGATGCTTGAACCCCTGGTCGGCGGGTGCAGGCCTATGTCGAGGATGGCCTCCTCTATTCCAGCTTTCTTGGCCTTGTAGCCTATGAGGAGACCAAGCAGATAGGCACTTGGGGTGTTGCCGCCGTGTCCCTTCCAGCCAAAGTCCCTCATAAGCTCCCTGGTGTGGGCAGAGACCACTGTCCTGTCACCCTTCGGGTCGTAAAGGACTACCTGGGCCATGTGGTGGTTCAGGGTCTTCCTCACGACAAGCCTGGGCTTGCCAGACTTGAGGAGGGCGAGCCTCTTGTGATAGTTAGTCTTACCCTCTCTCCTTCTCCTGAACGGAACCCTATACCTCGGTCCGTGTGCCATCTCTCTCACCTCACTCCTTCAAGATACCGTGCTCCTGCATGAACATGTAGAGCTGCCTCTTGTTCTTGAACTGGCCGCCCTTAGCACGGATGTAGAGCCTCCTGTAGGCGTGCTCGTCGATCTTTCCTTCGGCCTTGAGCTTCCTGAGCTCCTTCCTGAGGGCGCGGATGGTCATCATCCAGCGCTCCTTCTTGCCCATCCTAGCGGTCTTCTTACCCTTCTTGCTTCCGGGGCCCCTGTGGCGTCCCTTCTTTCTGGCCTCCTGATAGGCCCTGGCGCGAGCCCTGCTCTGTCCCTTGACGGGCTTCTTCTTTATGACGCCATCGTTGATGAGCCTCTTGATGTCCTCTCTAGTGATGGCAGCCGCGACGTCGTCAATCCTCTCCGGGTCGATCCAGACCCTGTTCTCACCGCACTTCAACAAATCAGCGGCAATCCTTCTCTGCATCTTGAGCATGAGTCTCACCTCGCGTTAAGAACCTTAACACCGAGCTCCTTCGCCCTGGCAAGTATCGCCTCTCTCTTCCTGGCACCAACGGTCCTGGCTATCCTGGCGGCCTGCCTGGTCGGGTCGATGGCCTCAAGCTCCTTGACGTTGTGGACGAGGACTTCCTCATACCCGCTCGGGTGGAGTCCCCTAACGAGCCTCGGTGAGCTCCAGCCTATGCTCGGTGACCTGGCCTTACCCTTCTTCTTGAGCCTCATCTTGCTGTCGATTCCCTTCGGCCTGCGCCACTTCGGGTCGTTCTTGAACTTCGGATAGCGCCACCACTCCTGCCTGAGGAAGCGGGGCTTCTTCCTCTTGATCCTGGCCCTTATCCTAAGGAGTCTCGCCTTCTCGTTCATTTCTCACACCTCAGAACTTTATCGGCTTACCAGCCTTCTCAACGATGTAAATTCCATCCTGGAAGACACGCCTGTCCCACTTGGTTATCCTGGTGGCCTGCTCGATGTTTGCAGCGGTCTGGCCTACAGCTTCTTTGTCTATGCCCTCGACGATGACCTCCTGGCCCATGACCTTGACGGTGACTCCCGGAAGTATCTTGGCCCTCCTCGGGTTCTTCTCACCGAGGAAGTTCTCGATGACAACCTCGTCACCCTGAACCTTGACGGTCATCGGGAAGTGGCTGTAAACGACCTTGAGCTTGTAGGTGAAGCCCTCGGTGACGCCCTTGATCATGTTGGTTATGTGGGCCTTGAAGGTTCTGGCTATGGCTATGTCGCGCTTCCTCGGGAACTCCTTGAAGACGACGACCTTACCGTCTTCGGTGAAGATCTGGACGCCCGGATACCTGAGCTCCCTCTCGAGCTCGCCCTTCGGACCCTTGACCTTGACGACGTTGTTCTCAACGGTGACCTCGACTCCCTCCGGAATCTCAACCTCTTCCCTTACCCACGCGTCTATCGGCATCTCTCTCACCTCAGTAGACGTAGGCTATCAGCCTTCCGCCGATTCCCTTCTCGATGGCCTCTTTGTGCGTCATGACGCCCTGGGAGGTCGAGACTATGAGGATACCGAACTCGAAGGCCGGAAGGAACCTCTTCTCCCATGTCTCGTACTCCCTGGCCTTGACCGGGAACCTCGGCTTTATCGCCCCAGCCTTGTTGATCTTTCCTATGAGCTGCACCCTGTAGATGCCTGCCCTTCCGTCGTCTATGAACTCAAACTCACCGATGTAGCCGTTCTCCTGCATAACCCTGAGGACCTCTCCTATGAGCTTGGAGGCCGGCTTGAGGTAAACCTCCTTCTTTCCGACCCTCTCGCTGTTGGTTATGTGGGAGAGAGCGTTCGCCAGCGGGTCAAGCAAAGTCATCTCCTCTCACCTCACTCGTACTTCTTAAAGCCCAGCTTGGGGGCTATCTCTCTAAAGCAGTGCCTGCAGAGCATAAGGCCGTGTATCCTGATTATCGGGCCGTACTGGCCGCAGCGCATGCACCTTCTCGCACCCTTCCCAAACTTCCTGGGCTTCCTCTTGTTGTAGTCAGCCTTCGCCATCTCACAATCCCTCCACGGTAACCTTAAACTCCTCCATAGCGAAGACGATACCTTCCTCCTTGGTCAGCTTGTGCCTGTTCGGTATCTTCTTCCTCTGCCTCTTCCTCTTGGCGACCCTGAAGCCAGGCCTCTCAAGGGTGACGCAGACATCCATACCGAAGATGCCTATCTCCGGGTCGTACTCGACGCCGGGTATGTTGATGTGCTCGTCTATTCCAAAGCAGAAGTTGCCGTGCTCGTCGAAGTTGCTCGCCTTGAGCTTGTTGTCAACCGCAGCGAGGAGTCTCTTGAGCATTTCCTCGGCCTTCTTGCCGCGGAGGGTGACCTTGACCGCTATCGGCTCTCCGCGCCTGATTCCGAAGTCCTTGTTGGTCTGCCTGGCCCTTCTCCTTATGGGCTTCTGGCCAACAAGCTGCTCCAGCATTTTTTCGGCCTTGGTGAGCCTCTCACCGCTCTCGCCAACCCCAATGTTTATGGTGACCTTCGCAATCCTGGGCCTCCTCATAGGGTGAGCTTCCCAGTCTGCAAGGATAGCCTCTCTGTTGATCTGCATCTCATCTCACCTCACGGAAGGGAAATCTCCGGCTTGTCCTTACCAACGACGAAGGCGTACTCCTTCAGCGTGTCGAAGAGCTCGCCGTTCTCGTCCTCGATGGTGACGACGTCCGGCCAGCCCATCGGGAACTGCCTGACCTCAACGACCTTACCCTTCCTTGCGACGTTCTTACCCTGGGTAACGAAGACGTAAGCTCCTACCTCGAACGGGATGACCTCAATGACCTCCCTCTCCGTAACCTTCATGAGGACGGTGTAGGCTGTCCTGTACTTGTCCTTGTCGTCCATTGTAACGAGGTGGTTGCTTCCGTCGTGGAGGTTGAGCTGTACCTTCGCACCCTTGACCATTCTCTTGTTGCTTATCCTGAGCGGCTTGATGCCCGCTTCCTTCTCACTTATCGGGTGGAGTATGAGCTTGCCAATCCTGTTCGGAAGAACCCTGTAGTGCTCGCCGGTCTCGGGGATGGAAACGACGTCCATGATTCCGACCGGGAACTTGTAGTCCCTCCTCACGCGGCCGTCAACGAGTATCTTGCCCTCGTTGAGTATCTTCCTGGCCTCGCGGGCAGTCTTGGCGTAGCCGAGGTAGTCCCTGACTATGTAGAGGAGCGGTATGGAAGTCCTCATGTTGTGCGGACCCGGCCTCGGCCTGACCGCCCACTTGTAGGTCTTTCTTGAGATGTACCACTGATTCGGAGCGGCAAGCCTCTTAAGGTGCCTCTTGGCTCCTTTCCTCGCCATCAACCAGCCCTCCTATTAATTATCTTCTCCCTCTTCTCGTCCTCAAGGTTGAGGTCTATTATCATAACGTTCGACGGGTGGATCGGGTAGAAGACCTCGGTTCCGTCGACCTTCTTCTGAGTGACTCCCTCGATGTGTATCCTGTACCTCTTGAGGTCAACCTCAAGGACCTTGCCTTCCTTGCCCTTGAAGTCGCCGCGCATAACGCGAACCTTGTCACCCTCCCTGATCGGAAGGCTCCTCACGCCGTACTTGCTCCTGAGCTCCGGGCTCAGGGTAGCGGCCATTATCTTGCTCCTAAGGTGAAGGGGAGCGTTGTAGAGGAACTTCCTCTGCTTCTTGGGCTGTCTCGTCTTCAACTTCATCATTCTCACCTCACAACACTATGCTCGCTATGCTCCCGAGCCTGACCCAGCGCTCGGCGGCTTCCCTTGCTATGGCACCCCTGATCTCGGTTCCCCTCGGGACACCCTCGGGGGTGACTATCGCTGCCGCGTTGTCCTCGAACTTGACGCGCATACCATCAAGGCGCCTGTACTCCTTCCTCTGCCTGACGACAACGGCCCTGACCACCTGGTGCCTAATGTCCGGCCTTCCCTTCTTGACGGCGGCGATGACCATGTCGCCCACACCGGCTGAGGCGAGCCTCCTTCTGGTGCCCTTGTAGCCAACGACGCCTATGATCTGGATGACCTTGGCACCGCTGTTGTCGGCGACCTTGAGGTAAGCGCCTATCGGAAGAGCGCGAGTTGGCCTGACCGGGCTAATACCTCTCGTAGCACCTGCACCCTTCTTCGCCATCTATATCACCTCTCGCCAGCCCTCTTGGTGACTGCAACAACAACCCAGCTCTTGGTTTTGCTTATCGGCCTGGTCTCAGCGATGAGAACCCTGTCACCGACCTTGGCGTCTATGCACTCCGGGTTGTGAGCGTGAACCTTGCTCCTCCTGAGCTCATACCTCTCGTACTTCTTGAGGTAGTGGTAGTGCTGCCTCTCGACGACGACGGTCTTCTTGCCCTTGTCGCTGACGACGACGCCCTCGAAGTACCTGCCGTGTATCTTGAGGTGCCCGTGCCAGGGGCAGTGCGGATCGTCGCACTTCTCAGCGGGAGGCTGAACCTTCAATCCGATCTCTCTCATTTTCGCCACCTCTTCTTCAATCTCATCTCGGGTCTTCCAATCAGCTCTTTTCCGTTGATCCGGATCCTTTTATCGCCAACTTCAAACTCGAGCTCCACCACGTCCTTCGGGATAACCCAGACCCTCTCACCGCCGATGGTGAGGGTGTTCCTCGTCTCGTCAAGGACGTAGCCCTCGATGCCAACCAGCTCTGGATGAGATGCCCTTATAATTTTTGCTTTCAGCCCTATGAGCTCGCTCCAGATGATGTTCTTTGCCGTCACTCGATTTCTATCAAGTCCTCTGAAAATCCAAGGTCTCCCAGCAACTTCTTGACCCTTTCTCTGTGGTCTCCCTGGAGCTCTATCCTTCCCTTCTTTACCGTTCCGCCGCATGCCAGCTTCGCCTTCAGCTTTTTAGCTATATCTTCGAGGTCGAACTCCTTCTCGTCTATGCCCTCGATTATGGTTTTAAGCTTTCCGTAGCGGGCTTTCTCTATGTAGACTCTAATTCTCTGCTGCTCCTTCAGGACCTCCTTAAAGAGCATCTCATCCAGAGGGTTAACAATCCTAGGCACTAACCATCACCTTTTCTCCCTAAGCTTCTCCTTCTTTATGGTCAACAGGCGCGCGATATCGCGCCTGAGGTTCCGGATGACCATGGGGTTCTCAAGAGAGGCCCCCATGGTGAGCACACCCCTCTCCTTGGCGAGTTCAAGGCGGAGCTCCCTGATCTTCTTGTCGATCTCCTCGATGCTCATCTCCCTAATCTCACTCGGCTTCATTGGTGCTCACCTCTTCCTGAACCTTCTCTATAACCTCTATCTCGTCCGGGAGCTTGGCATCGGGCGGCATGATGGAGACCTTGACACCGATGACACCGAGCTTGAGCTTGGCCTGGGCGTAGCCCTTGCTGACGAGGGTCTCGGCCGGGTTTCCAACCTTGGCGAGGTAGCCCTGGTAGAACCTGACGCTCTTGGCCCTCTCACCGGTGAGCTTTCCGCTCAGGCGGATCTCAACACCCCTGGCGCCGTTCCTCATGATGGCCCTTATGGCTGAATAAGCTGCCCTCCTGAAGTGGATGCCCCTCTCAAGGGCCTGGGCGAGCCTGACGGCCTGAACCTTGGCGTTGAGGTAGGGGTTCTTGATCTCCTCAACTTCGATCTGGGGGTTCTCAAGGTTGAACTGCCTCTCAAGGGTCCTGGTGAGCTCCCTAATGCGCCTGCCACCCCTGCCTATAACGTAGCCGGGGTTGGCGGCGAAGATGATGACCTTGGTTCCGAGGGGGGTCTTCTTGATGTCTATTCCGCCGTAGCCGGCGCGCCTAAGCTCCTTCTCAAGGTACTCGTCGATGAGCATCTCCTTAACGCCTTCCTTGATGAAGTATCTCTCGATCGCCAAAAGTCTCACCTCCTAACTTCCTCAACGACTATCTCGATGTGGGTGGTCTGCTCGTTGAACGGCGTGGCCCTTCCAAAGGCCCTCGGAATGTATCCGCGGAGCACTGGACCGCGCTGGGCAGCCGCGTGGATTATCTTGAGCCTGTCCGGGTCGAGACCCTTCTGCTCGGCGTTGTTCTTGGCGTTGAGGAGCACCTTCTTGACGGCCTTGGCGACCTTAACCGGGTACCTACCGGGACCGAAGCCCTTCCCCGGCTTGTGTCCCTGGCTGTCGTTGAAGCGCCTCATTGGAACGGGCCTCTTCAGGGCGATAACGTCGTCGAGGTACTTGAGGGCATCGTTGAGCATCATGCCCCTTATCTCCCTGAGGAGCTCGACGCTGTGCTTGGGGGATATCCTGAGGTCCCTTCCGCTGGCGCGAGCCATCCTGTCCGGGTCAAAATTTTGGAATGAGTAGGAAAACCTGCCCCTGCTCATCTATACCACCTCACTTGATGGCCACGAACATTGACGACCTGGTCGCACCGACACCAGGTGAGCCGTGCTGGACTATCTTCCTCGTGAGGGCGAACTCGCCGAGGTAGTGGCCTATCATTTCCTCCTTGATCTCTATTGGAACGAACTCCTTTCCGTTGTAGACGTGGATGGTCATGCCGACCATCTCGGGAAGGATGACCATGTCCCTGCTGTGGGTTCTGATCGGCTTCTTGTACTTGCCCTTCTTGGCAAGCCTTATCTTCCTGAGGAGCTTCTTCTGCTCCGGTGAAAGGCCCCTCCTGAGGCTCCTCCTCTGCCTGGCCGGGAGGAGCTTGGCAAAGTCCTCCAGTGACATGTTGAGCAGTTCCTCGAAGGTGTAACCCCTGTACTTAAACTCCTTCTTTCTCGCCATCTTCATCACTTCCTCCTACCCGTTCTTCTCGCGGCTATGTGACCGACCTTCCTTCCGGGCGGAGCGCGCCTCGAAACGGTTGAAGGTCTGCCGATGTGGTGCTCCTTACCACCGTGCGGGTGGTTGACGGCGTTCATCTTGACACCCCTCGGCTTCGGCCAGAACCTGTTCCTTGCCTTGGCGATGTAGTAGGCCTTACCGGCCTTAACGATGGGCTTCTCAAGCCTTCCACCGCCGGCGACAACGCCTATGGTGGCCCTGCACATCGGGTTGAACTGCTTGAGCTCACCGCTCGGGAGCTGGACTATGACCTTGTCCTTCTCCCTGCTGACGACGAGCGCGTAGGCACCGCCAGCGCGAACGTACTTGCCGCCGTCGCCCGGAACTCCCTCGATGTCATAGACGTAGCTTCCCTCGGGTATCATGGCAAGCGGAAGGGTGTTGCCTATCTTGATCGGAGCGTTCGGCCCGATGGCTATCTCCTCGCCAACGAGTATTCCCTCAGGAGCTATTATGAGCTTCTCCATGCCGTTCTCGAACTTGACGCGAGCAACTGGAGCGGTCCTTCCCGGGTCGTGGAGTATCTCGACGACCTTGCCGACGAGGGTCTTCTCCTTGGTAAGGTTGAGCGGAACGTACCTGACGGCGCCCCTGTACCTGTGGGAGGGGGCCCTAAAGGTCGTGGTTCCCTTACCTCTCCTCTGCTGAATCAAACTCTTTCCCATCTCACTCACCCCGTCAGAACAATCCTATCCTGGCAGCAACCTCACTTGCGCTGTACTCAGGCTTGAGCTTCACGTAGGCCTTCTTCTCTCCTCTCATGGTTATGAGGGTGTTGACCTTCTCGACCTTGACCTCGAACATCGCTTCCACGGCCCTCTTGATGTCGGCCTTGGTTGCCCTTCTGTCCACTATGAAGGTGAGCTTGTTCTCGTTCTCTATCATCGCCACGGCCTTCTCCGTGACGACCGGCTTTATGATGACCTTGTACGGATCCATCTCTCATCACCCGTAAATCTCCCTAAGCCTCTCAATAGCTCCCTTCGTCCAGATGGTGAGCCTGCCCGGATGAGTTCCCGGGGCGAGCAGCTCGGCACTGAGGTTCTCAACGGTAACGACGTCAACGCCCGGGTGGTTCCTTGCTCCCTGGACGATTCCCTCGTTCTTGGCAACGACGATGAGCGGCCCCTTGGCCTTCTTGTAGCGCCTTCCGCGCATCTTGCCCTTTCCTGCGCGGATCTTGGTGTTCTTCTTGGCCCTCTCGATGTCGTCCCAGACGCCGAGCTTCTTGAATATCTCCCTGGTCTGGGCGGTCTTGAAGACCTTCTCAAGGTCGTCAACGACAACGAGGGGAACCTGCGGGACGTTATCAACGATGTGCCCCCTAGCCCTGACGAGGTCGTAGTTGGCCGTTGCAGCGATGGCGCTCATTATAGCCAGCCTGCGCTCCTTCTTGTTGATGTCCTCCCAGATTATCTTCTCAACCTTGGGCGGGTGGGTTCTCCTTCCACCCCTCGCGAAGGGAACGAAGGCGGCAAACCTCGGGGAGGTCTTTATCCTCTCAACCCTCGCCATGCCGTGGCCCTTTCCGATGTTCTCGGTGACGCGCCTCTTACCGGCCATCGGGTCCCTGCCCTGCGGCTGTATCCTGTGGGTCCATGAGGCGATGACAGCCCTCCTGATGAGGTCGGGCCTGAATGGAGTGGCAAAGACCTTCGGAAGCTCTATCTCCTCCACAGGCTCGCCTTCGAGATTGAAAACCTTAACCTTCATCTATCTCACCTCACTGCTTGGATTCCCTACTGACGTAGGTTATCTGCGGCCTCTCAACCGGCGGCTTCTTCTTCGGCGGCCTAATAGCCGGCCTGACCCTGATGATCCTCTTGAAGGAACCCGGCACGGTTCCCTGTATCATGAGGAAGTCGCTCCTTATGATGCCGTAGTGCGGGAAGCCACCCTTTGGGGTGATGTCTATCTCGTCCTTGTCCCCGAGCTTGAGCTTGCCGTTCTCGCCTATGGCTATGAGCCTCTTGTTGAACTCGGTCCTGTGGTGGAAGCCCATCTGACCGGCCTGCGGGACGGTCCACATGACCCTGGTCGGGTGCCACGGACCGAGGTTACCGACGTGCCTGGCCTTTCCAGCGCGCTGGGCCTTGTGGAACTGTATCTTAATACCCCAGCGCTTGACCGGACCCTGGGTTCCCTTACCCTTGGTGACCGCTATGACGTCGAGGAGCTCACCCTCGTGGAGAACCTCGCCCGCCCTGAGTTCCTTGCCGATCTTCTCCTTGGCGTATTCAAATTTCGCCTTGACGTCGTCGCCACCGATGGCGTACTCCATGACCTCGGGCTTCTTCTTGAGCTTGATGAGCCACGGCTGGGTGTGGACGAGAAGCCTGACATCGACGATCTCCCCGTCGTTGACGAGATCCTCAAGCTGACCGAGCTTCTCCCTGAACGCCTCCTCACCGTACTCCTTGGGCAGGGTCTTTATCCTCCTCTTGACGTAGTCGTTGAGCTCGTGGAACCAGACCTCGGTGGCGGTCTCAAGTCCGAGGTAGCCCTGTCTGTAGGCCCTGATGCCGTAGACGAAGAGCGGCGGGACTTCCACGATAGTGACCGGCATGAAGACTTCCTTGCCCTTGGTGAGCCCTGGTCTGTCGTCGATCATAAGGATGTGGGTCATACCAGCCTTGTAGCCGGCGAATCCAAGCATCCTGACCTCGCTGTCCTGCGGCCACTTCCTGATTCTCGGGACTATGCTCTTGGCCCTCTTTCTAGGGGAGTAAGCCAGTGAACCTCTCCTTGGCCTGTGTATTTTTCCCATCTCAATCCCTCCTTATGAGATTAAACACCGCGAGTGTGGCCAAGACGGCCTCCTCGGTGCGGACGGTGGCTGTCCGCTGATTTGGAATCGTGTTGAGGATTAGATCAAAGTCATATTCCTCCTCGCCGAGGAGCTCCATCACGCCCTTCCTCGGTGAGCCGAATACGAATCCGACCTCCCCCTCCAGCGGGGAAAGCTTCACCTCTCGAATGTCGCGACCCTTCCTTGAGGTCGCGATGACCAAATCCAGCCCGGCCTTTTTAAGTGTTTTCGCCAGTGACTTTCTCGTCAAGTGCACCTTATAGCCCCAGTATTCCTCTGGTTTTGCCGGTATCACCCTGAGAGGCCTTACCGAGACGATCCTGAACGTTGACCGTCCTTCAACGTCCCCCTCGACCATCGCGAGGTCGTCGAGGCCGATGTCCGCGTAGGTTCTGCGTCCCTTCCTGAAGGCGAAACCTTCGCGGATTTCGCCGACCTTTGGCTTTCCCTTGAGCTTGTGGTGCGGCGTCCTGAGCGGCGGGATGACGCCGACGTACCTGAGCTCCGGCATCAGCGGGAACAGCCTTTTGCGGAGGTACTGGGGCGTTTCCGCGTATTCGAGGATCGTTTTGATGAACCTTCCGTCCCTGCCGCCTGCTTTGTAGATCCAGATGTGCTCGACGCCGAATATTGCGCATGCCCTGGCTATCTGTCCGACCTTGTACGTCCTGATCTTCGGGTCATCGGTCTCTTCGAGGAGCGAATCCGGAATGAAGACGTGCCAGGCCATTTTTCCGTCATCCTTCGCTATGGTCACTTCAACGCTGAACTGGGGTCTATGGAGAGTATTTAAAAGGCTTTCGAAGGCTGCAACCCTTTTTTGGTTTGGAAGGTATGCAACTTTTTTGCAAACGAAAGACAAGGGGGCTCCGCCCCCTTATCTCTCTGTACTCTCAAACCCCCGGAGTGGGGCTTTGCCCCACAACCCCACTTTTCTCTAAAACCTGGGAAACTACGTTTCCCCGCCTTCCTTATTCATTAAATCCTCTGGGGGGCTAACGCCCCCACGCCCCCAGTAACTTCGCCTGCGCGACGTTGGAGCGAAGCTCCAACGCACGGGACGACAGTCCCGTTGAGTTTGATCAAGGTTGGTAGCTCATCGCTGAACTTCCGAAGCTGAGAGTGTGATCCCTCTTCAAACGCCCATTCCAAAAACGGAATTCAACTCGATGGACAGGGGCTATTAGGAGTTCCTGCCCACTGACGCCCTTCGGGCGTCGATTTAAAGTGAACTCACTCTTAGCGAATTGCTTTTGTAGATTCCACAGAATTAAAAGCGTCAGTAGCTGGATCACCAGCTCAGATTAACTTTCAGAACGAGAGCTATACACTTTTGGTGAAGCTTTTTCCAAAAGCTTCCTGTACTCGCAAACCTCCTGACGGGGCCAATGCCCCCCACACCCCCTTTACAGCCCATTTCTTTGCAAAGATGCTTGTACCCAACCGGAAAGATGCCCCCACTTGCGGAGGTACAAGTAACTTGTGGGGGTGCAAGTTGATGGGCCTCCCCAGAAACAGTTCATAATTCCAGGCGAAAAATTTGAGAAGGTATTTAGAGAGCTCTGAAGTCCCTCAGAGCTTCTTTATCTCCTCCACCCGCTCGAACTCGCCCCGCTTTATTATTTCGATAGCGAAGGCAACGAGGCCGATTTTCTGGAGGTTCTCATGGGTTAGTTCTTCCTTTGAGAGCTCTTCGAGCATCGAGGCCAGCTTTCCGAGGGCTTTTTCCTTCGCTTTTTCGGAGTAGTCCGCGAATTCCAGACCGCGGAGAATTGAGAGGACTTCGACCTTGGCATCTTCGGGCAAACCTCTCGTTCTCGGCTCTGCCTCCACCTGTTTTTGGACCTGCTTGAACTTGGCGAGGGGTTTCTTCCCGCTGATCTCCACCAAGAACTCTCTGAACTCTTTGTTCGTTTTTATTCCCTTTATAATGTATTGGTGTTCGTCGATCGTGCTGCTGATGATTCCATAGGTAGGGTTCATATATGCTTCCTTTACGAGGCTTTCTACAACTGGTTTTGCTCTTCTAAATGCTTCCTCTGCTCTTTTTCTATCAACGTGGATGCCTACTTTCGCCAGCTCATTCACTAGTGTTTCCGCAATCTTTGGGATATTGTCGTCTGCGGCGAACTCGCTGAATGGTTTGACCAAGTATGCCTCTTCTAGGGCGTCCGA
It encodes:
- a CDS encoding 50S ribosomal protein L14 is translated as MAKKGAGATRGISPVRPTRALPIGAYLKVADNSGAKVIQIIGVVGYKGTRRRLASAGVGDMVIAAVKKGRPDIRHQVVRAVVVRQRKEYRRLDGMRVKFEDNAAAIVTPEGVPRGTEIRGAIAREAAERWVRLGSIASIVL
- a CDS encoding 30S ribosomal protein S17, whose protein sequence is MREIGLKVQPPAEKCDDPHCPWHGHLKIHGRYFEGVVVSDKGKKTVVVERQHYHYLKKYERYELRRSKVHAHNPECIDAKVGDRVLIAETRPISKTKSWVVVAVTKRAGER
- a CDS encoding ribonuclease P protein component 1, with translation MRRNGKEGKDRAPGRPQRKGQEVAGRPWIFRGLDRNRVTAKNIIWSELIGLKAKIIRASHPELVGIEGYVLDETRNTLTIGGERVWVIPKDVVELEFEVGDKRIRINGKELIGRPEMRLKKRWRK
- the yciH gene encoding stress response translation initiation inhibitor YciH codes for the protein MLFKEVLKEQQRIRVYIEKARYGKLKTIIEGIDEKEFDLEDIAKKLKAKLACGGTVKKGRIELQGDHRERVKKLLGDLGFSEDLIEIE
- the rpmC gene encoding 50S ribosomal protein L29, yielding MKPSEIREMSIEEIDKKIRELRLELAKERGVLTMGASLENPMVIRNLRRDIARLLTIKKEKLREKR
- a CDS encoding 30S ribosomal protein S3, producing the protein MAIERYFIKEGVKEMLIDEYLEKELRRAGYGGIDIKKTPLGTKVIIFAANPGYVIGRGGRRIRELTRTLERQFNLENPQIEVEEIKNPYLNAKVQAVRLAQALERGIHFRRAAYSAIRAIMRNGARGVEIRLSGKLTGERAKSVRFYQGYLAKVGNPAETLVSKGYAQAKLKLGVIGVKVSIMPPDAKLPDEIEVIEKVQEEVSTNEAE
- the rplV gene encoding 50S ribosomal protein L22; amino-acid sequence: MSRGRFSYSFQNFDPDRMARASGRDLRISPKHSVELLREIRGMMLNDALKYLDDVIALKRPVPMRRFNDSQGHKPGKGFGPGRYPVKVAKAVKKVLLNAKNNAEQKGLDPDRLKIIHAAAQRGPVLRGYIPRAFGRATPFNEQTTHIEIVVEEVRR
- a CDS encoding 30S ribosomal protein S19, which codes for MARKKEFKYRGYTFEELLNMSLEDFAKLLPARQRRSLRRGLSPEQKKLLRKIRLAKKGKYKKPIRTHSRDMVILPEMVGMTIHVYNGKEFVPIEIKEEMIGHYLGEFALTRKIVQHGSPGVGATRSSMFVAIK
- a CDS encoding 50S ribosomal protein L2 — protein: MGKSLIQQRRGKGTTTFRAPSHRYRGAVRYVPLNLTKEKTLVGKVVEILHDPGRTAPVARVKFENGMEKLIIAPEGILVGEEIAIGPNAPIKIGNTLPLAMIPEGSYVYDIEGVPGDGGKYVRAGGAYALVVSREKDKVIVQLPSGELKQFNPMCRATIGVVAGGGRLEKPIVKAGKAYYIAKARNRFWPKPRGVKMNAVNHPHGGKEHHIGRPSTVSRRAPPGRKVGHIAARRTGRRK
- a CDS encoding 50S ribosomal protein L23, which codes for MDPYKVIIKPVVTEKAVAMIENENKLTFIVDRRATKADIKRAVEAMFEVKVEKVNTLITMRGEKKAYVKLKPEYSASEVAARIGLF
- the rpl4p gene encoding 50S ribosomal protein L4, producing the protein MKVKVFNLEGEPVEEIELPKVFATPFRPDLIRRAVIASWTHRIQPQGRDPMAGKRRVTENIGKGHGMARVERIKTSPRFAAFVPFARGGRRTHPPKVEKIIWEDINKKERRLAIMSAIAATANYDLVRARGHIVDNVPQVPLVVVDDLEKVFKTAQTREIFKKLGVWDDIERAKKNTKIRAGKGKMRGRRYKKAKGPLIVVAKNEGIVQGARNHPGVDVVTVENLSAELLAPGTHPGRLTIWTKGAIERLREIYG